The Candidatus Oleimmundimicrobium sp. genome includes the window TATATCAATCAAGAAAGAAATTTTATAAGTAAATTAACCGCCGAAACAACAATTAATAAATCAATTTATTTTTAATATTATTACATATTAATTAATAATATTATTAAACGCTATACAATGTCAATCTATAAAAAAATCATGATCCAATAATTTCTCGCATGTTCTTCTTAAAATATTAGGTCTAAAACCCTTACTTGCCAAATAATTATAAAGCCTTCTTTTTTTAGTATCGTCATTAAGTCTCTCGTATTTCTTTAATTGTTTTCTTGCCACCTCAAAAACTATTTTTTCCTCTTCTTCCTCGGGGTAGATACTATTAAGTTCTTTTTCAATTAAGTTCGCATTAACTCCCTTTAGAAGCAGTTCTGATTTTAATCGATTTCTACTTAACGATTTACCTTCTTTTCTAGACTCAATCCAAATTCTAGCAAATAATAAATCATCTAAATAGCCAAAATTTTCGAGATATTTTATAACTTTCTCAATAAGTTTTTGACCATAACTTTTTCGTTTTAAATAATCAACTACCTCTTTAGTGCTTCGAGGCCTATATTTAAGATAGTTTAGGGTTTTGTTTATTGCCCCCTTCTCCTCATCGGAAAAGGTTTTTTCCTCAAACAACGCTATGCCTTTACCTCTTTCTTATCTTTTTTATCTTTTTTATCAACTTTTTTTCCATTTTCAACTAATCCTACAGCAATTTTAACTTTTTCTTCTATCTCGTTGGCTATTTTAGGATTTTCTATTAAAAACTGTTTTGCGCTTTCTCTGCCTTGACCCAATCTCTCATCATTGTACGTATACCAAGCTCCGCTTTTATTTGCTATTCCATGTTCAATCCCCATATCTAATATGTTACCTTCTTTTGAAATTCCCTTACCATAGATAATGTCAAATTCGGCTTTTTTAAAAGGAGGGGCTACTTTATTTTTAACCACTTTTGCCCTGACTCGATTTCCAATGATATCTAACCCCTGCTTTATCGATTCAATTCTTCTGATATCTATTCTAATCGTGGCGTAAAACTTAAGCGCTCTTCCGCCTGAGGTTGTTTCGGGATTCCCGAACATTATGCCAATCTTTTCTCTCAGTTGGTTTATAAATATAACAACGGTTTTCGACTTACTGATGGCACCGGACAGCTTTCTGAGAGCTTGCGACATTAATCTTGCCTGAAGGCCCACGTGTGAATCTCCCATCTCCCCCTCAATTTCAGCCCGAGGAACCAATGCCGCAACGGAATCAATAGTTATAATATCAACTGCTCCACTTCTTACAAGCATCTCGGTAATTTCAAGCGCTTGTTCGCCTGTATCGGGCTGAGAAACAAGCAAATTCTCTACGTCTACGCCCAAATTACGAGCATAACCTGAATCAAGAGCATGCTCGGCATCAATAAAGGCTGCCACCCCACCATTTTTCTGTGCCTCCGCAATAATTTGTAATGCCAAAGTAGTCTTGCCGGAAGCTTCGGGTCCATATACCTCAATAATTCTTCCCCTGGGAACACCTCCGATACCCAAAGCAATATCTAAGGCTAAAGAGCCAGTAGGAATTGTTTCGTAATCGAGCCTTGTCGGATGATCCCCGAGCCTCATAATAGCGCCCTTCCCATATTTTCTTTCAATTTGTTCCTTTGCCAATTCTAAAACTTTTTCGCGCTCCATTTTTCCTCCCAGAATCATATTTTTCTAAAATTTTATACGAACTAATGTTCGATGTCAATCCGTTTTCAGTTTTAATTCTAAAATTTTTTCATATACCGGCCCTTGAGACATCAAGCTGCTTCTTAAAAGAGAGATGTTACTAACTTCTACTCGACTTTCCGAAAAACCTTTCGCCTCTATTTTTTCAAAAAATTTCTCAACATTATACAAATTTTTTAATCTCGCAAATGTAATGTGAGGAA containing:
- a CDS encoding RecX family transcriptional regulator, encoding MFEEKTFSDEEKGAINKTLNYLKYRPRSTKEVVDYLKRKSYGQKLIEKVIKYLENFGYLDDLLFARIWIESRKEGKSLSRNRLKSELLLKGVNANLIEKELNSIYPEEEEEKIVFEVARKQLKKYERLNDDTKKRRLYNYLASKGFRPNILRRTCEKLLDHDFFID
- the recA gene encoding recombinase RecA, translated to MEREKVLELAKEQIERKYGKGAIMRLGDHPTRLDYETIPTGSLALDIALGIGGVPRGRIIEVYGPEASGKTTLALQIIAEAQKNGGVAAFIDAEHALDSGYARNLGVDVENLLVSQPDTGEQALEITEMLVRSGAVDIITIDSVAALVPRAEIEGEMGDSHVGLQARLMSQALRKLSGAISKSKTVVIFINQLREKIGIMFGNPETTSGGRALKFYATIRIDIRRIESIKQGLDIIGNRVRAKVVKNKVAPPFKKAEFDIIYGKGISKEGNILDMGIEHGIANKSGAWYTYNDERLGQGRESAKQFLIENPKIANEIEEKVKIAVGLVENGKKVDKKDKKDKKEVKA